Proteins from a single region of Apium graveolens cultivar Ventura chromosome 7, ASM990537v1, whole genome shotgun sequence:
- the LOC141674822 gene encoding transcriptional corepressor SEUSS-like: MIVGVEFKCLQSWTLKIARIRHRAWQCQVCKHKPGCGYEVTAETLPALSKIGFETGILKEFFSFDMPSEHQTLSGEIVVHSYNATVEAVYQNLRVVHDGQLCVVFTPDLKISSWDFCIRNIEQFISGNTLLPQVDKLRFLSCEYKHAAENDSSYLQSSTLKRYSDALAEEAYKFESALNLPQVTDVGFTRRYVRYMEMSEVVNLRWDLIDNNRAAGINSRTSPAILGSSSSEDGEA, encoded by the exons ATGATTGTTGGAGTGGAGTTCAAATGTTTACAATCCTGGACTCTTAAAATAGCTAGAATACGACAT AGGGCGTGGCAGTGTCAAGTATGCAAGCACAAGCCAGGTTGTGGTTATG aagttacagCTGAAACGCTGCCTGCACTATCCAAAATTGGTTTTGAAACTGGTATCCTGAAAGAGTTTTTCAGCTTTGACATGCCTAGCGAACACCAGACATTGTCTGGTGAAATTGTTGTTCATTCCTACAATGCAACGGTGGAGGCTGTGTATCAAAATTTGCGTGTAGTTCACGATGGTCAGCTTTGCGTTGTTTTTACTCCAGATCTTAAG ATCTCGTCGTGGGACTTTTGTATTCGCAATATTGAGCAATTTATATCTGGAAATACCTTGCTACCTCAG GTTGACAAGCTTCGGTTTTTGTCCTGCGAATATAAGCATGCTGCTGAAAATGATTCATCCTACTTGCAATCTAGTACATTGAAAAGATATTCTGATGC GTTAGCAGAAGAAGCTTACAAATTTGAAAGCGCCTTGAACTTGCCTCAAGTTACTGATGTAGGCTTTACAAGAAGATACGTGCGATATATGGAG ATGTCAGAAGTGGTCAACTTAAGGTGGGACTTGATTGATAACAATCGTGCAGCAGGGATAAATTCAAGAA CTAGTCCGGCCATACTTGGTAGTTCGAGCAGTGAAGATGGGGAGGCCTAA